A stretch of Canis lupus baileyi chromosome 7, mCanLup2.hap1, whole genome shotgun sequence DNA encodes these proteins:
- the FUT9 gene encoding 4-galactosyl-N-acetylglucosaminide 3-alpha-L-fucosyltransferase 9 isoform X1, whose product MWGSIPGPWDHDLSRRQKLNRLSHPEKIMTSASKGILRPFLIVCIILGCFMACLLIYIKPTNSWIFSPMESASSVLKMKNFFSTKTDYFNETTILIWVWPFGQTFDLTSCQAMFNIQGCHLTTDRSLYNKSHAVLIHHRDISWDLTNLPQQARPPFQKWIWMNLESPTHTPQKSGIEHLFNLTLTYRRDSDIQVPYGFLTVSTNPFVFEVPSKEKLVCWVVSNWNPEHARVKYYNELSKSIEIHTYGQAFGEYVNDKNLIPTISTCKFYLSFENSIHKDYITEKLYNAFLAGSVPVVLGPSRENYENYIPADSFIHVEDYNSPSELAKYLKEVDKNNKLYLSYFNWRKDFTVNLPRFWESHACLACDHVKRHQEYKSVGNLEKWFWN is encoded by the coding sequence AAAAAATTATGACATCAGCATCCAAAGGAATTCTCCGCCCATTTTTAATCGTCTGCATTATCCTGGGCTGCTTCATGGCATGTCTGCTCATTTACATCAAGCCCACCAACAGCTGGATCTTCAGTCCAATGGAATCAGCCAGCTCAGtgctgaaaatgaaaaacttcttCTCCACCAAAACTGATTATTTTAATGAAACTACTATCCTCATTTGGGTGTGGCCATTTGGGCAGACCTTTGACCTTACATCCTGCCAAGCAATGTTCAACATCCAAGGATGCCATCTCACAACAGACCGTTCTCTATACAACAAATCTCATGCAGTTCTGATCCATCACCGAGACATCAGTTGGGATCTGACTAACTTACCTCAGCAGGCTAGGCCACCCTTCCAGAAATGGATTTGGATGAATTTGGAATCACCAACTCACACGCCCCAAAAGAGTGGTATTGAGCACCTCTTCAACTTGACTCTGACTTACCGCCGCGACTCAGATATCCAAGTGCCTTATGGCTTCTTGACGGTGAGCACAAACCCCTTCGTGTTTGAAGTGCCAAGCAAAGAGAAGTTAGTGTGCTGGGTTGTAAGTAACTGGAACCCTGAGCATGCAAGGGTCAAGTATTACAATGAGCTAAGCAAAAGCATTGAAATCCATACATATGGGCAAGCATTTGGAGAGTATGTGAATGATAAAAATTTGATTCCTACCATATCTACTTgcaaattttatctttcttttgaaaactcAATCCACAAAGATTACATCACAGAAAAGCTCTACAATGCTTTCCTAGCTGGCTCTGTACCTGTTGTTCTGGGGCCATCTAGGGAAAATTACGAGAATTATATTCCagcagattcattcattcatgtggaaGATTATAACTCTCCCAGTGAGCTAGCGAAGTATCTGAAAGAAGTTGACAAAAACAATAAGTTATACCTTAGTTACTTTAACTGGAGGAAGGATTTCACAGTGAATCTTCCACGATTTTGGGAATCACATGCATGCTTGGCTTGTGATCATGTGAAAAGGCATCAAGAATATAAATCTGTTGGTAATTTAGAGaaatggttttggaattaa
- the FUT9 gene encoding 4-galactosyl-N-acetylglucosaminide 3-alpha-L-fucosyltransferase 9 isoform X2 has protein sequence MTSASKGILRPFLIVCIILGCFMACLLIYIKPTNSWIFSPMESASSVLKMKNFFSTKTDYFNETTILIWVWPFGQTFDLTSCQAMFNIQGCHLTTDRSLYNKSHAVLIHHRDISWDLTNLPQQARPPFQKWIWMNLESPTHTPQKSGIEHLFNLTLTYRRDSDIQVPYGFLTVSTNPFVFEVPSKEKLVCWVVSNWNPEHARVKYYNELSKSIEIHTYGQAFGEYVNDKNLIPTISTCKFYLSFENSIHKDYITEKLYNAFLAGSVPVVLGPSRENYENYIPADSFIHVEDYNSPSELAKYLKEVDKNNKLYLSYFNWRKDFTVNLPRFWESHACLACDHVKRHQEYKSVGNLEKWFWN, from the coding sequence ATGACATCAGCATCCAAAGGAATTCTCCGCCCATTTTTAATCGTCTGCATTATCCTGGGCTGCTTCATGGCATGTCTGCTCATTTACATCAAGCCCACCAACAGCTGGATCTTCAGTCCAATGGAATCAGCCAGCTCAGtgctgaaaatgaaaaacttcttCTCCACCAAAACTGATTATTTTAATGAAACTACTATCCTCATTTGGGTGTGGCCATTTGGGCAGACCTTTGACCTTACATCCTGCCAAGCAATGTTCAACATCCAAGGATGCCATCTCACAACAGACCGTTCTCTATACAACAAATCTCATGCAGTTCTGATCCATCACCGAGACATCAGTTGGGATCTGACTAACTTACCTCAGCAGGCTAGGCCACCCTTCCAGAAATGGATTTGGATGAATTTGGAATCACCAACTCACACGCCCCAAAAGAGTGGTATTGAGCACCTCTTCAACTTGACTCTGACTTACCGCCGCGACTCAGATATCCAAGTGCCTTATGGCTTCTTGACGGTGAGCACAAACCCCTTCGTGTTTGAAGTGCCAAGCAAAGAGAAGTTAGTGTGCTGGGTTGTAAGTAACTGGAACCCTGAGCATGCAAGGGTCAAGTATTACAATGAGCTAAGCAAAAGCATTGAAATCCATACATATGGGCAAGCATTTGGAGAGTATGTGAATGATAAAAATTTGATTCCTACCATATCTACTTgcaaattttatctttcttttgaaaactcAATCCACAAAGATTACATCACAGAAAAGCTCTACAATGCTTTCCTAGCTGGCTCTGTACCTGTTGTTCTGGGGCCATCTAGGGAAAATTACGAGAATTATATTCCagcagattcattcattcatgtggaaGATTATAACTCTCCCAGTGAGCTAGCGAAGTATCTGAAAGAAGTTGACAAAAACAATAAGTTATACCTTAGTTACTTTAACTGGAGGAAGGATTTCACAGTGAATCTTCCACGATTTTGGGAATCACATGCATGCTTGGCTTGTGATCATGTGAAAAGGCATCAAGAATATAAATCTGTTGGTAATTTAGAGaaatggttttggaattaa